The following proteins are co-located in the Hydractinia symbiolongicarpus strain clone_291-10 chromosome 7, HSymV2.1, whole genome shotgun sequence genome:
- the LOC130648481 gene encoding putative nuclease HARBI1: MSFISCRHEMKTILKYMLNYELSSHRFILNMASNKRQLALFSALNAVLVSSSTLLQLLSILVLKFLQEQRRLNNLRYQAVMERNTALSRYRRARLRYVRSKRKCWIKPGRTDKWWDNLHIVGNMCDDTWLQNFRMTKQQFMKLVELIRPYAKERSSQVRKDVIPLEKRLAITLYYLKDQGSLLMIGNTFGIAKSTTSVVVHEICGILAKDIASLLIKFPVEKADVEKISSNFLKRFGFPQVIGCVDGTHIPIKQPSENSHDYFSYKMYYSINCQAICDANGQFTNVEIKWPGSVHDARVFANCTVQEKYLNGEFKLFYKEIVEDGESVPQLLLGDPAYPLLPHVMKEFDHCISNEQVIFNQMLRSARNQIECAFGRLKARWRILNHAMDLQVKHVPNAILACFALHNFCEIEKSFVDPKVVEELALKDRSLVNTVDKLNSYTTTSGTRVRDTLANYFKEFL; this comes from the exons ATGAGTTTCatttcatgccggcatgaaatGAAAACCATTCTCAAATACATGCTGAATTATGAACTTTCATCCCACAGATTCATTTTAAACATGGCTTCCAACAAGAGACAGCTTGCGCTTTTTTCAGCCTTGAATGCAGTTCTCGTGAGTTCTTCAACGTTGTTACAACTACTAAGTATTTTGGTATTGAAATTTTTACAAGAACAGAGGAGGCTCAACAATTTGAGATATCAAGCAGTTATGGAGAGAAATACAGCATTGTCGAGGTACAGACGTGCAAGGTTGAG ATATGTTAGAAGCAAGAGAAAATGCTGGATTAAACCTGGAAGAACTGATAAATGGTGGGATAACTTGCACATTGTTGGTAACATGTGTGACGATACTTGGTTACAAAACTTCAGAATGACAAAACAACAATTTATGAAACTTGTCGAATTAATTAGACCTTACGCAAAGGAAAGGTCTTCACAAGTCCGCAAAGACGTAATTCCGCTAGAAAAACGACTAGCTATTACGCTTTATTACTTGAAGGACCAAGGTTCTCTTTTGATGATTGGCAATACATTTGGCATAGCAAAAAGTACGACAAGTGTTGTTGTACATGAAATATGTGGCATATTAGCGAAAGATATCGCTTCTTTGTTGATAAAATTCCCAGTGGAAAAGGCTGATGTGGAAAAGATTTCCAGTAACTTCCTAAAACGATTTGGATTCCCTCAGGTGATTGGTTGTGTTGATGGCACACACATCCCAATAAAACAACCCTCAGAAAACTCTCATGATTACTTTTCCTACAAGATGTATTACTCGATCAATTGTCAAGCAATATGCGATGCGAATGGACAATTCACGAATGTCGAAATTAAATGGCCAGGCAGTGTTCATGATGCTAGAGTTTTTGCTAACTGCACGGTTCAGGAAAAGTATCTTAATGGagagtttaaattattttacaaggAGATTGTAGAGGATGGTGAATCCGTGCCACAGTTGCTTTTGGGAGATCCTGCATACCCTCTTTTACCACATGTGATGAAGGAGTTCGATCATTGCATATCGAATGAACAAGTCATATTCAATCAAATGTTACGCTCCGCCCGTAACCAAATAGAATGCGCATTTGGAAGGCTTAAAGCTAGGTGGAGAATTTTAAATCACGCTATGGATCTGCAAGTGAAACATGTTCCAAATGCTATACTAGCTTGTTTTGCATTACACAACTTTTGCGAAATCGAAAAGTCGTTTGTAGACCCGAAGGTCGTAGAGGAATTGGCATTGAAAGACCGCAGCCTTGTAAACACAGTTGATAAACTTAACTCTTACACAACAACTTCAGGAACCAGGGTTAGGGATACTTTAGCAAACTATTTCAAAgagtttttgtaa